A region of the Muricauda sp. MAR_2010_75 genome:
TCGATTGCTTTAGCTTTGTGTAATTTTACAAAAAATAGAAGGATGGAAGCACACAAAGAGAAGATTCTCTCAGTTTGCAACGAAATTTGCAAAGGGACATTGATGGAAACCTTGGACATTACCTATATTGATGTGGGGGAGAACTTTTTACTGGCCCGAATGCCTGTAACCCCTAAGGTACATCAGCCTGATGGCGTGCTGCACGGGGGAGCCTCCGTGGCGTTGGCCGAAAGTGTGGGAAGTGCCGCTTCGTACATCTTTTTAAATGCAAAGGAATTTTTTGTGAGGGGCATCGAAATTTCCGCAAACCATGTAAAGTCCATCAAAGAGGGTTTTGTGTATGCGCGAGCATCCATCTTGCACAAGGGCAAGACAACCCAACTTTGGGAGATAAAGATTACCGATGAGGACGGAAAACTGATTTCCAACTGTAAACTGACCACCATTGCCCTACCCAGAAAATAAGGAGTTTCAAGACATTCTTCACAAGATTCATGCATGCCTTGAAAAAGGCTTGCCCTTTGCAGCTTATCGAAAGCCTAAAAAAGAAGAGGTGACCGTTGTTTTTCAGAAAGATGATTCGCTTCATACCACCATTGATTTTGAAGAGAAGGGTTTTGTTTTTGCACCGTTCGATTTAAAGGATAATGCTGTTTTGATTCAACCCGATGAAGTGCTCTCGGCATTGGTTGAAATCGAAATCAAACCTGAAAATAGCTCTATTAAATTTTCAGATGAAGGAAAAG
Encoded here:
- a CDS encoding PaaI family thioesterase; amino-acid sequence: MEAHKEKILSVCNEICKGTLMETLDITYIDVGENFLLARMPVTPKVHQPDGVLHGGASVALAESVGSAASYIFLNAKEFFVRGIEISANHVKSIKEGFVYARASILHKGKTTQLWEIKITDEDGKLISNCKLTTIALPRK